Part of the uncultured Fusobacterium sp. genome is shown below.
AAAGTATTATAGAAATTTCAATTTTCACAGCAAAAGGAAATTTAGAACTTCTTAAAGAAAGTGTAAATATTGGATTAGACAATGGGCTTACAGTAAATGAGATAAAGGAGATTATGGTACAACTTTATGCTTATTGTGGATTTCCACGTAGCTTAAATGCTTTAGGAGTATTATTTAATATAGTTACAGAAAGAAAAAATAATGGAAAAATACTAGAAATAGGTAGAGAATCAACTCCTATTCCTCCTAATAAAGACTCATTAATTTATGGAACTAAAGTCCAAACAGAGGTTGTAGGAGTAGAGGTAAAAGGAGGAATATATGATTTTGCTCCTATGGCAGATAGATATTTAAAAGCTCATCTTTTTGGAGATATTTTTGGACAAGATATCTTAGATTATAGAACAAGAGAAATTGTAACTGTTGCAGCTCTTGCTTCAATGGATGGTGTAAATCCTCAACTTCAAGCTCATATTGGAATTAGTAAAAATGTTGGAGTAACAAATGAAGAATTAAATGAAATAGTAGGAGCTTTAGAAGAGTGCTTAGAGATTGAAAAATCTAATAATATGCAACAATTTTTAAAATAATAAAAAGAGAAGATAGAGAGGAATTAATATGAAATATAAAAAATTAGGTAATTCAGATTTAATTGTATCATCAATTTGTATGGGATGTATGGGGTTTGGAGATGCTCAAACAGGACAGCATAGTTGGACTATTAATGAA
Proteins encoded:
- a CDS encoding carboxymuconolactone decarboxylase family protein, yielding MSKKQKSIIEISIFTAKGNLELLKESVNIGLDNGLTVNEIKEIMVQLYAYCGFPRSLNALGVLFNIVTERKNNGKILEIGRESTPIPPNKDSLIYGTKVQTEVVGVEVKGGIYDFAPMADRYLKAHLFGDIFGQDILDYRTREIVTVAALASMDGVNPQLQAHIGISKNVGVTNEELNEIVGALEECLEIEKSNNMQQFLK